ATGCGCATTTGGTAGGCGTTGGAAAAACCATTCTATTTACAATCTCTGTACACGTCACCATAGTGATGCTTTTAGACTTCATACGATCTTAGGGTCGTTAAAACCCAGCACTAACCAACTCCATTCTTCATAGCGGCGTTTTATGCACAAACCGTGCTGGCAGCCGCTTTCATACGACCTTATAGCAAGAATAACCTAATGCTTTCATGAAGCTTACTGACAACCATGTCTGATTCTGGATAATTTACAACGAAtttagaaacaaatatttttaaatcacggACTCTGACATGATACAATTCAAACAAGGTCATTATGCAATTTATTAAAACCCTCTCTAGCGCCGTGATATAATTGTGACGTCATCAGACGGCTAGAAGGATACTTGGTCACTCCCTCCTAACCCCCCTTCGACGACTTAGAACATCTCCCTCGCTCCAGATGTTCTCTCGTGGACCAGTTCTCAATTTAGGGAGTAACGTACATCATCAGCCAGACAGAGAAAAATGACGGGGAAGTTGCAAACCAAGGAGTAAAACTGGAACAAAAAAACTGGGTAGAAGGAGGAAGAATGAATAAGAGGTGGAAACACTTATCTGGCACCCGCACACTAGAGAGGTTCCTTTTTTTTTGGTTTGACTTCTCTGGACATGAGAGTCAAGAGAAAAGAGACGAAAACAAGAGCATAAGAAAGCGGAGGAGTCGGAGAAGGAGAGAGTAAGGAGAAATGGTGTAACGTGCTCCATCTTTCTATACTTGACGCGACTCCAAGTCTAGGGGCTGTGTGGCTGGAGCAGACACACTAGTGACTAGTAGGAAGTGCAGCGAAGAGGCCTGTGTTTGCTAACAGCCGGTAATTTATTTCGACTTCTGGACTCCCACATCATTAAAATCTCAAGCGGCGGTAAATGGCTTATTTAGTAAGTTTGTcaacaatgtaataatttacgcgaagggaaattaaaacaaaattactcgGTCAAAATACTGTTAAAATTCCCGTGAATATCGTGTGACAAATATCGCTCGCTCGACGAGTGCAGTTATGTGTAATTAATTCTGAACTATAATTACCGGAAAAATTACTttggaaaaaattgtaaaaacagTGTTAAGTGGTGAATAAACATGTGATTAGTTTACTACTGtaaacaagaaagaagaaaattaaaaacaaaatgctCAAGCTAGTCGCAGAAAGTTAGAAGTTGCTTAAAGAGAAGATAAATAGAAATTGTGAcattttgattaatatttgggACTGTAAGTTATCATTAGCTCTAAGTCTAGAAGCAAAGATACTAATCGATATTTGAGACTGTCATTTATCTTCAATTCAGAGTTTTTAAAGGTGAAAAACCTGAAAGAAGTTCATTCTAGTGTGGCCTGTATAACTTTATTTGTGTAGGTGCTGGGGGGAGTGGATATTACGTAAAGTATGGTAAACAAAAGTGTTGGATTTCTGCCCACAAGTCTGTCCCAAACTTCCGTTGTGGACAAACGGACGCCGGCGCCCGAAGGAAGTCAATCCATCGagtatgaaacaaacaaaacctGTGTTACATCTCTGCTAGTGTCCGGGGAAGGTTTATGTCTTTCCGCGAACAAGCGTCTATAAAATTCTGCTCGAAGAAACTTTTTCGCAACTCGGCAGGATTGCACTGAACAGGAAAGCCAGTTGGGAAACTGGAGTGAGTGATGCcaatgtttagaaaaaaaaatcatcggCTTAATTCAATAAACAAAACTGGATTTTTATGCCTCATTGTTTCAACGGGAAACAAATAACTATTGACAACGAGGCTTTGTGAATAGATTGGACTTTTGAACAGAGCTCTGTGCACGAGGGCTTGGATTTTACTGACTTGCTGCTCTTTCTGTGAAACATAGATGTAATACAAAAGACTCAGTGTTTAATTCAAAACATTTTCTCATATACTGAATCTAGCAAATCATGTCACTCATAAAGTTAGATGTGTTTATGGAGTGTTCACGATTTCAATACATAAACCTCCGGTTTCTTGCATAGATTCAGTTCACTAATGCGGTTGACATTTCGAAGAGATGAAAATTTATATGGTAATATTCGCTTTGTGATGTAATGTCAATACTGTAAAGCGTCAGAAAATAATATAGTGTTTACAGCTCGAACACAGTGGAATTAAACTTGACAGTTTTCGTGTTAGtgatgaaattattcagaaaatattttcacacaGTACTATCAACTTAAATCTACATGATTTATTTGCGAATTTTTTGGTATCGTTGTTTTAGGTTCAGTTAAATGTTTActtctaaaatatgttgtatAGAAAAAGGCATTAAAAGAGTCATATttcgaaaatatttctgaaaacttGAAAACATGATTGCTAACAGATTCGCTACAGAACATTACGGTTATAATGATCAAAATGGCAACACCCAACTTCAGATATCAAATACAAGCCCAAAGCCAATAAGAAGCATAAAAAAGCCAAGACATCCCGATTCCCCAAGAGACTTCCTCGCCAATCGCGTATCATTCTACATGGATGACGTTCTGGCATCATCAAACGACGATGTAGACAATTCTTCGTTCGATCTACGATACCAACAATCCATCAAGCGGTCACAGAACCCCAGAAATCTACTAGCACGGGAGAGGTCCTTCAGAGTCGGTGATCGAAAACCTGTGAGGGTCTACAGGCACTCTTCTGACGTATGCCCGTCGTCAAGACCTGCGAAGCTGCAACGCAAGAGAAGTTCTAACGGCAGCAGAAGACAGCCAGGTCGTAGAGGAAGCTATGGAGGTACTATAGAGAGAACGGACAGTAGAAGTATTTTACGATCCGCAAGTTACCGCAGTACGGGTAGCGGGAGTGGAAAGCCTAGGCGTCAGGATAGCGGGAGTATGAACGGAGGATCCAAGCGTGCTTCCACCAGGAGAGGTTCGAGTCCGTACCAGACGGAGTCCAGCTTCAAACTACCCCACAAAAAGCTGCCACCCAAGGAGCGACGCCGACGCATAGTGGTGCTGATGGTGGTGTCCACTTTCCTGTTCCTGGTGGCCTGCAGCGTGCTAGTCGTCGTCGTCACGCTCACCCACAGCTCCTTCCACCGCAACGCATACTACCTGCCCGACACGGCAGAGCATCTCTATCCCCGCAACAACTACACTGGTAGGATCTCTCAAGCCATAACACTATGTCGTCCTTAGTGGTCTATAGGTGTACCGTATACAAAAAATCATTATAACGAACTGCTACCCGTTGACTCTCCCCCCCATATGCAGGGTTTGCATGCAGAATGAGTAATCGTCAATCGGAGTCTCAGGAGAATCTGGAATCCGAGCTTCATACTCCAGGCTGGCCCGAGTCATTAACACGtgatttctatctatctatctatctatctatctatctatctatctatctatctatctatctatctatctatctatctatctatctatctatctatctatctatctatctatctatctatctatctatctatctatctatctatctatctatctatctatctatctatctatctatctatctatctatctatctatctatctatctatctatctatctatctatctatctatctatctatctatctatctatctatctatctatctatctatctatctatctatctatctatctatccatctatctatccatccatccatttatttatttactcaggtggagttaaggccatcaggccttctcttccacaccaccagcaatgcaatacaactacaagaaaaaattATACTACAATACTTATTACTCTACtgtaataacgagtgacagaataaatatgacgtaaaaaacaactgaacgtacaagtagaaattgaaaataataaaaattagtctaacatattagatgatgcaaaaaagaaaaaaaaaaacaaaaattaaaacatattcaacaaatacttacttacttacaaatggcttttaaggaacccgcagggtcattgccgccctcacataagcccgccatcggtccctatcctgtgcaagattaattcactctctatcatatcccactttcctcaaatacagtttaatattatcctcccatttacgtctcggtctccccaaaggtctttttcgttccgttcttccaactaacactctatatgcatttctgggttcgtccatacgtgctacatgttctgcccatctcaaatgtctggatttaatgttcctaattatgtcgggtgaaaaatacaatgcgtgcagttctccgttgtgtaactttctccattctcctgtaacttcatccctcttagccccaaatattttcctaagaaacttattctcaaacacccttgatctgtgttcctctctcaaagtgagagtccaagtttcacatccatacagaacaaccggtaatataactgttttataaattctaactttcagattttttgacagcagactagatgacaaaagcttctcaaccgaataataacaggcatttcccatatttattctgtgtttaatttcctcccgagtttcatttatatttgttactgttgctccaagatacttgaatttttccaccttctcgaaagataagtctccaatttttatgtttccgtttcgtacaatattctggtcacgagacataatcaaatactttgtattttcggggtttacttacaaaccgattgctttacttgcttcaagtaaaatttccgtgttttccctaatcgtttgtggattttctcctaacatattcacgtcatccgcatagacagaatgaatatgacataaaaaaaacaactgaacgtacaagtagaaattgaaaataataaaaattattctaataCATTAAAtggtgcaaaaaagaaaaaaaaaaaaagtaaaaatatatacgacaaatacagacacaaaataacagtgacattcaacatcatcattattaaccAAGGAACAACAAGCTGTTCTAGCatcctggcacaaagacaagagaaagggttAATCTAACAAAACGAAATTACTGTCAAAATACTAAAGATAACAACTTCGGCATAAATTtagcaacttctcagaaacggaCTTCGTGAGATATAAcatacttttccaatttactttcaaactgtgacagtgtccggcaatccctgacgaGTGGTGATAACCTGTCGGTCCTGCTGGTGGAAGACAATACCTGCACAGATTAATAATTTTTTGCTTGTGGCTCACCTATAGCAAATGTAACGTCAGCCGTTATATCGGGGATTCGCGGATTCAAACCCGGCGATAGATTTTTAAGGGCTTTAAATTCCTTAGCAGGGATTCATCCGGGTgagaaatacagtaaaactttagATACCGTATCACAGATTTACAGACCGTAAGAGTACTTTGAACTACCGACCGGCATAGCTCAGCGGACAGAGACCCTTGCctaccgatccagagttgcggggcgttggttcgatttccgcttgggctgattgcctagtttgatttttccgaggttttacctaaccgtaaggcgaattttaAGTAATCGggatgacgaatcctcggcctcatctcgtcaaataccatctcggtatcgctaattccatcgacactaaataactgagtagttcatacagcgtcgttaaaccaAACCAACTAAATAAAAAGTACTATGACTGTGCTAGAGGACTTCAAGAAAAAATTGTCAATCGTTCTTTCCCATGTTGATATTCGACTCGATCAACTCACTTCATGTGGAAAGGAATACTTCACTAAATAAAATGATGTTTACTTGAACAAGCGAATTTTTAAGTATAATGATTAATCATTTTAACACATTTGCTTTTCTTGCAACCATTCCCATCATTCTCAGCAGCCTTTTCGAACAGTGGGTACCTCTTGAACAAAGACTACGTAAGAATTGGGTACCATAGCTAATTCTACGTAAAATTATGTCACAGATACCCAAATTGTTTATGATCCTTGTTCAATAGGGCTTGAAGTTTCAGATTCCTGGTACATATTCAGGATTTTAATTTATCGCCATTTGCTGATATTTGTTGATAATTTAAAAAGTTTGCACTACTTTAGTAATGCACACTCGGCTGTCAGAAGAAGCTGTGTTGATATCTTATCacaaatttacattcttagcacgggcttccggtggatgatcagtgaactaacgtttttcgtattcataaaccagtgttaccgatatatggtatgatatgaatcccgtataagtaaccagtcgatagccggggctagtttagcacgctcgtagcgcgggctagcgaaatgtctatggatAGCACCAGTAGTAATTTTTAAGAACCATCATAGTGACGTCTTTTTCATGTAAACTGATGAAGATACTAAAACTGGCATTGATATTCCTATGTaacgcaatgttaaaaaaatcgtCTGTAATTCGATTTTTTTCTTGATAATTCGAAATGAAATCTAACGAAATTCAGTTCCAAAATTACGAAAATCAACTCGCAGTATACGCGAGCAGACTGTCGCCCTGTCTTCACATAAATTGTCTACAACCTCCCAGGCCATGGACCACAACCAAGAATTGGTGTTATGTTGAATAACAAGAAAATGTGTGTGAACTGTGAAACAATTTTCCAATCTCCCAATAAACTCGAATTTGCATGAATCAAAGATTAAATTCTGATGATCAACATGCTAGTTTCCACATCtggagatcccgggttcgattcccggcctcggcttccggtgaatttttcttgaagaaaaattacctgggtgtctagagtctggaaatttgtatgaatgtgagtgtgattatgAGTgtaccgggttaatattaattagcgaatcatcaaaaatataaaatacatcaggactgtcgttgGACAGTAAGCTGAACATACGTTTCagtgtcacattgttgacaagtaactccatctgttagcacaatcaTAAAGcattaatagatgctatagagttaccaacaacaaaaacaaaaaaatgaaatgctAAAAAAGACAAAAGTATCGAGCGCTTTAAAAATCTTTGCGTTCTGTATTTAACAATGTTGTACAAAACCTTGAACAGGCCTAGTTTTGTTCTTActgtactttattaattttttatacaagAGGTTCTGGGTGCGATTTCAAAGGGAGCTCCAAAAACGTTGGTATATTTCAATCAAAATTCCTCTAGAGTAGAAAGTAAGAAAGCAATAATGAAACGTTTCTAATTTGAAATCTTGAATAATTCGATTTTCACGGCCCCTTCAACTCCGGATTAAGGCTGATCCACATACTgaacttaaatataaatacaaaatataaaaaatatatatataaatacgaaaaatatcGAAATATTCTAACAAATGTTATAAAATCCAGGAAAATTAGCTATTATTCCGAAAAACTAGAAAACAATCTAAGTGACCCTAAAAAATTTTGGCAGACAATTAGAGAGGCAACTAACTTAGAACCGAAAGTGAAAGACGATATTACGTAATTGTATAATAAAGATGGTGAATTAATTACGGACAAATTTGAAATAGCTCAggagtttaataattatttttcaaatattggcATTGAAATTGCTTCTAGTATAAGAACTAGGAAGAgtggtaatttttgtaataatatgaaacaaCTACAGTATTCTATGTTTTTGTTCCctgtaacagaaaatgaaataattaaacatatttcctcattaaaaaataacataagcCCTGGTGAAGATGCTATACCCtccaaaatatttaaactgtTCAGTATTTTCTTGGCTAAACCGCTTgttcatgtatttaatttatgcTTCTTACATGCTAAATTTccagataaatttaaaaatgctatAATTGTCCCTATTTTCAAATCAGGAGATAAAAAATGCATGAACAATTACCGACCAATATCTTTACTCTCATGTATATCTAAACTCTtagaaaaatgcataaaaagtcgtctattaaattatttggacaaatacaacgtactttcttcaaatcaattcggttttagaaataaacttgGCACAGATGGCGCTATTTCATGTGTTACAAACAAAATCATATGTGAGTTAGACCGAGGGAATAAATGCTTgggtatatttttggatattcgaaaagcatttgataccgtTAACCATGATactttattagagaaattaaacttgttaggcattaatggtcatgttctaagtttatttaagtcatatttgaataacagaaatcaagtaactaaagttgataatgaatttagttttactcaaaacataaaagtaggggtccctcagggcacagttcttggtccaattttatccttgatttatataaatgatttgttattaacagatatacgcaaatataatggggttatatattcatatgtggatgataccgtaattctttttggtgaacaatcttgggaaggcacttatattaatgcgaataatggattacaggtaattaaagagtggtttgattcaaacgctgtttccttaaacacatccaaaacaactgttgttccattttcactaaggtccagtggtcttcaatcttcctttaggctcaaaattcatcattcagattgttcttctcaaaattgtgaatgtcccatattaaccgaatcctcataagttaagtatttaggcattacaatcgaccaacacttacgatggaacaaacatattacatatttatgcaatacatTACGTAAaagaatttatatctttgttatacttcgatCATAtataccaattaatattttacgtctcatttatttagctttatttcaatccattctccagtatggaattttagggtgggggaaatgcttgtaattttaatctcactccactaatacttattcagagaagaattattaatatatgccttaataaaccaattgattactcatctgagcttttgtttactgattttaatgttttgaaaattaaacagatttattatattgccttattaatcttcatatatAAAacccgtaataaattcaaattgtatcatcataaatatggaactaaaagatccgattttatacgactagaggaaccaaagtgtttcacaagcacagctctgagccatggtacctactgtGGTCCaagattatacaataaaataattgataaatacccaaatttggaaaattttagtatcaggaatttcaaaactagcgttaggaatttaatttttaaagaacatatattgatttaatatgtatatgtacttgtatgacttaaattgttaaaattgaaattgtatttttaaatttaatttattcctgtaatttttttttccttgacccagtttgtgtcaaaaaattatctttgtgtttatctttgtgtttagatatctccctgagcacgagtttttactctttcagggaagtactaagattgtatttctgtcaatgttattttattaacaataaacaataaacaataaaccaggaacggaaacgacaagaacgagaatggaaatattgttaaaataaatgtatttacatgtgagcattcacaatagttaattgtgaatgttcacattaaaaatacatttattttaacattacttccgttctcgttctcttctcgttgtcgtttccgttcccggtttattgtgaaccagcttttaagcAAGTTCGACTGAATTTAGaatgttgatttatatattaatttgtaaataaacttattataactataaatacctcaaattaGCAATGCTGCTAACCTGAGTAGTCTGTCAGACGAATTATTAATAATCTagagttaaataaaatactaacacTGCTACCACGGATCCTCCATATAtgacactactgggtgttcatttcaaagtgtgtcatgacgtcactgttgttgggtcaccgatttggaGCGAGTTTCAGtgtatatgttagagaagttgcctattatttaaggcgttcttcaatctgaacttgagaacgtgtacggtataacttgaacgtcgtagcaacagatggcggtctgtacggtctgtgtgctaccataacctctttcgaactgtgttttgcgccggcaagtcgtacacagggtatttgttatcatcggttgcgtacggtaacattccacaacacaaaccaaatgctccgtgtccatgttgaccgtcgaagttaatgtcaacaaatacgtaagtaatcgtcttaaccctctccccatatcccgacagtacgtatttccaaacagttcacattcctgccactaccggcgttaccgtacgtatcggtacgtactcttcagaatgaacgccgttcttgctaggcaacttctctgcctcttaggttatacacctctgcggaagtgtaggaagattgaattctctaggctcatcagctagccacatgacggcatacagcgagccatgacacattttgaactgaacacccagtatcctCTCCCCGCAAGCTCGTCAGCATTTTCTGCTATATGTATCGCACAGTTACTGTGAAATCGGCCTCCGTTTCTGAAAGCTTTTTAGCGGAAAAACGTTTATCAACAACTttgaaataaatacaagtgcTTCTTACCTGTGTCACAAGAAATATTCAAACTGTACTCCTCCttttacaatacatttttcaCATCTCCGAAGATTATTCTGAAATACTTGACTAATCTCTTCTTGTGAATTGTTCGAAGTGACTTGTCGGATATTTTCTCCCCCTTCTTTCATAATTTAAAACTGGAAAAACTCGCTACAATGTGTTATATTCCATCCTGAAACAACATGATaaaacacaatagcttgcactacattACGCACGAATGAGCAATTCAATCCCTTCAGTAGCTCACTACAGACTGAGGTGAACTGCACGCATACAACTTCTGACAAAGGCCATTGAACTTCGGCGCCTATGCTAACGCATTGTGAAAGACAACGTTTCTGTACATTCCATAGCGCCATATACGGAGGACTCTGTATTAATCTATATTCCATTTTATGTTCTGCTTTCACATCTTCTGTTCTAAAATAGAATCGATCATTCTTTCTATAAATGTTCGAAAAAGCTTAGaatataaacaatctgtaaaatatttataacaCTTAAAGCTATCATCTGCCTTTCACAGCTGGGAAAATCTATAAGGCACAAATTACTAGAGCACTCCACGGAGGCTGAGCGGTCTAGACTTTGGCTGTTCAGGAAGGCGGTTCAGTTTCGAGTACCGGTCAGTCCTcgcatttttcaacagtaatctcactagagattttgatttatctagagaaaatcaaaactcgagtgggatttaattgactattacatgattagaagaaagtatataaagattataagaaataaagtactctaatacaatacaatattaattgacttactgaaattctattttactaatgttagcttcaccaaaacgtttgaacggagccgccattttcagtttactgtcaatgctgtaaacaaatgacgatcgtaaagcacgttttatagtaccgtaaagaatttgcagtttgaaatgttggtaaacaaagaaacaaatggtaggaaggtgataaaaacaggagaaagtatataaagattagaataaataaagtactttaaaacaatgaaatagatattgacttgctgaaattctatttcactaatgttaccttcaccaaaatgtttgaacggagacgccattttcagtcgactatctatgcgggaaacaaatgacgatcacaaagcatgttttatagtaccgtaaagaatttgcagtttgaaatgttggtaaacaaagaaacaaa
This sequence is a window from Periplaneta americana isolate PAMFEO1 chromosome 2, P.americana_PAMFEO1_priV1, whole genome shotgun sequence. Protein-coding genes within it:
- the LOC138694724 gene encoding uncharacterized protein isoform X1; the encoded protein is MIANRFATEHYGYNDQNGNTQLQISNTSPKPIRSIKKPRHPDSPRDFLANRVSFYMDDVLASSNDDVDNSSFDLRYQQSIKRSQNPRNLLARERSFRVGDRKPVRVYRHSSDVCPSSRPAKLQRKRSSNGSRRQPGRRGSYGGTIERTDSRSILRSASYRSTGSGSGKPRRQDSGSMNGGSKRASTRRGSSPYQTESSFKLPHKKLPPKERRRRIVVLMVVSTFLFLVACSVLVVVVTLTHSSFHRNAYYLPDTAEHLYPRNNYTVRKETEEMVNAINRDEEGEYNDTVIGVAAGSSPLPPGL